A region of Lycium barbarum isolate Lr01 chromosome 1, ASM1917538v2, whole genome shotgun sequence DNA encodes the following proteins:
- the LOC132598622 gene encoding uncharacterized protein LOC132598622: MSYLNPSTGSGSRTSRSTFEFGRTYVVRPKGKHQATIVWLHGLGDNGSSWSQLLESLPLPNIKWICPTAPTRPVAILGGFPCTAWFDVGELSDDGPDDFEGLDSSVAHIANLLSTEPADVKLGIGGFSMGAATALYSATCFAQGKYGNGNTYPVNLRAIIGLSGWLPGSRNVRNKIEGSPEAARRASSLPILLCHGMCDEVVPYKYGERSTLDLNSAGFKNLAFKKYDGLGHYTVPREMDEVCSWLSGRLGLEGCR, from the exons ATGAGTTACTTAAACCCTTCAACTGGCTCTG GAAGTAGAACTTCTAGGAGCACATTCGAGTTTGGGAGGACATATGTAGTGAGGCCCAAGGGAAAACACCAAGCTACAATAGTTTGGTTGCATGGCCTTGGTGATAATGGCTCCAG TTGGTCCCAACTTTTGGAAAGCCTACCCCTTCCTAAT ATCAAATGGATATGTCCAACGGCCCCAACTCGTCCCGTAGCTATACTTGGTGGATTTCCTTGCACTGCAT GGTTTGACGTGGGAGAACTTTCTGATGATGGTCCTGATGATTTTGAAGGCTTAGATTCTTCAGTTGCACATATTGCAAACTTATTGTCAACTGAACCTGCTGATG TTAAACTTGGTATTGGAGGCTTCAGCATGGGTGCAGCGACTGCGCTCTACTCAGCAACTTGCTTTgcacaaggaaaatatggaaatggaAACACTTACCCAGTCAACTTAAGGGCTATCATAGGTCTAAGTGGGTGGCTTCCAGGTTCAAG GAACGTGCGGAACAAAATTGAAGGATCACCGGAGGCTGCAAGACGTGCATCGTCTTTGCCCATTCTACTCTGTCATGGAATGT GCGATGAGGTTGTTCCTTACAAATATGGAGAGAGGTCTACCCTTGACTTAAACTCAGCTGGATTCAAGAATCTTGCATTCAAAAAATACGATGG GCTTGGTCATTACACAGTGCCAAGAGAAATGGATGAGGTGTGTAGTTGGTTAAGTGGAAGGCTCGGCCTTGAGGGTTGCCGATGA
- the LOC132598638 gene encoding monothiol glutaredoxin-S15, mitochondrial, giving the protein MARSLSQIMLKRFAAYPLARSSAITSRSIYQGEVRYSTSVPSDPDTHEDFRPMSKLESSGLSLENIVEQDVKENPVMIYMKGVPEFPQCGFSSLAVRVLKAYNAPISARNILEDPELKNAVKAFSHWPTFPQIFIKGEFIGGSDIILNMHQSGELKEKLKTIVANEGKSE; this is encoded by the exons ATGGCGAGATCATTATCTCAAATAATGTTGAAGCGTTTTGCAGCCTATCCGCTTGCACGTTCATCTGCTATT ACATCAAGGTCTATCTACCAGGGTGAAGTGCGGTATTCAACTAGTGTGCCTAGTGATCCTGACACTCATGAAGATTTTAGACCTATGAGTAAGCTTGAGAGTTCAGGTCTTTCTCTGGAGAATATTGTTGAGCAG GATGTCAAGGAAAATCCTGTGATGATATACATGAAAGGTGTTCCCGAATTTCCTCAATGTGGATTCAGCTCATTGGCTGTCAGAGTGCTGAAAGCATACA ATGCTCCTATAAGTGCCAGAAATATCTTAGAAGATCCCGAGCTTAAGAATGCTGTAAAAGCTTTCAG CCACTGGCCCACATTTCCACAAATATTTATCAAGGGGGAGTTCATCGGTGGATCAGATATCATCCTCAATATGCACCAG AGCGGTGAACTCAAGGAAAAGCTGAAAACTATCGTGGCCAACGAGGGGAAATCAGAATGA
- the LOC132598647 gene encoding uncharacterized protein LOC132598647 has translation MPKDRRVNSSSFNGARASPYACSSKNSDLELKSSLPPVGNEREWEEARCPICMEHPHNAVLLLCSSREKGCLPYMCDTSYRHSNCLDQFCKLSSGTHSEDQQEGGTISGTMFHRGSHGQPSSRTTWSTGGQQPELVCPLCRGQIKGWIVVEAARKFMNSKHRSCSSEACNFNGNYGELRKHARLEHPSDRPAVADPQRQFDWRRLEIQRDFGDTLSAYQNPFGDDIPEDDFLSDLPLDGGLFDLLDGYSEAEDGLSEDSNLLMDFEFELSFTFLNDFPFLPLTLDEFSDFEGGRTASRSQTSARSENRRSRR, from the coding sequence ATGCCGAAAGATAGAAGGGTGAATTCTTCGTCCTTCAACGGGGCAAGGGCATCTCCTTATGCTTGCAGCTCAAAGAATTCTGACCTAGAGCTCAAGAGTTCCTTGCCACCAGTAGGGAATGAAAGAGAATGGGAAGAAGCTAGGTGCCCTATATGTATGGAGCATCCGCACAATGCTGTCCTTCTACTTTGTTCATCACGGGAAAAGGGTTGCCTTCCTTATATGTGTGACACAAGTTACCGTCATTCAAATTGTCTTGATCAATTTTGTAAACTATCATCTGGGACACACTCAGAAGATCAACAAGAGGGAGGTACTATATCAGGGACAATGTTCCACAGGGGAAGTCATGGACAACCTTCATCAAGAACAACCTGGTCTACTGGGGGACAGCAACCAGAGCTTGTCTGCCCTCTTTGCCGGGGACAGATTAAAGGATGGATTGTTGTAGAGGCAGCTCGtaaattcatgaattccaaacATAGGAGTTGTTCTTCGGAGGCGTGCAATTTCAATGGCAATTATGGTGAACTAAGAAAGCATGCCAGGCTTGAGCATCCTTCTGACAGGCCAGCCGTGGCTGACCCCCAACGACAGTTTGATTGGAGAAGGTTGGAGATTCAAAGAGACTTTGGGGATACTCTCAGTGCATATCAGAATCCGTTTGGTGATGACATTCCTGAAGATGACTTCTTAAGTGATCTGCCTCTTGATGGTGGTCTATTTGACCTCCTAGACGGGTACTCTGAGGCTGAGGATGGATTAAGTGAAGACAGCAATTTATTAATGGATTTTGAATTTGAGCTCTCCTTTACTTTCCTGAATGACTTTCCATTTTTGCCTTTGACATTGGATGAGTTTTCAGACTTTGAGGGTGGGAGGACTGCTAGTCGATCGCAAACTAGTGCTAGATCCGAAAACAGGAGATCTAGGAGGTAA